TCAAAGTTGTTTTTGGTCAGAGAAAGATTAAGAGGAGCATGATAGCCAGAGAATGCTGGTGTTGTTTTGGATTGACTTTGGGAGCATGACCTAATGTGTTCATCTGGACAGATGTAAGGATTTAATTCTGACCTGACAGTTTAATGTCTAGCCACTTTTAGTGCCctctttcagtttttcattttgagggtctctgtttctgtttcttttttttcctagcTGTGCCCtggattttgttttcttttttttcttttttctttttgaataCTTAGTGCAGCAGGTACATAATTTATAAACCTTCTGTGGCTTTTTAATGTATTTTGGATTTGTGCAGACAACAGTGTGCACATTtggtaggtgtgtgtgcatgagccTGTACTCTGACCAGAGGCACATTTCCTCTTGCTGCTGTGTTTACTTAGCTTGGTAAAGGGGAGGTCGCCCTTAGTCTGAAACACATGAAGGTATCAAAGGCATTTCTGTGGGCTGGTGTGTTACAGAGTTAAACCATTGCCTGCTGTTCTGGTATGTGCTCTGATTTAGGAAATGCACTAAGGAGGGCTTGAGAGCTAATGGAGGAAGACTCTGTCGGTCAAAGTACTAACAATCTCCAAGTTGGTTTGAAATGACTACTTACAGACTAGTTATGGTTCAGTCNNNNNNNNNNNNNNNNNNNNNNNNNNNNNNNNNNNNNNNNNNNNNNNNNNNNNNNNNNNNNNNNNNNNNNNNNNNNNNNNNNNNNNNNNNNNNNNNNNNNNNNNNNNNNNNNNNNNNNNNNNNNNNNNNNNNNNNNNNNNNNNNNNNNNNNNNNNNNNNNNNNNNNNNNNNNNNNNNNNNNNNNNNNNNNNNNNNNNNNNacaggtatgttatgtatgctggcagcctagagcccacacgAGTTAacaaaattatacaaacatgggttaccgattaaaagtaatgctctgtccagacatgagaaaataaagcaatcctAATTCTCTTCTTGATTCGTTctgttttttctcttaaaaaaaaaaaagaaccgataagattGCCATTAAAGTACCGGATCGATATGCAGTATCGGCAAGAGCACCATTAAAATCTTGACGATACCCATCGCTAGATTTTACTGATCATGTGAATGAGGTGTAAATTTGAGCGGTGCCTGTCTGTCTCCTGCTTTCTCCCAGGTTGTGAGGACATTGTGGTGGAGAGCCTGTCCCTGGACTCTCTCGTCCCCATTCTGAAGTGGAGCTCCCAGCCCTATGGTTCCAAGTGGGTCCACCGGCAGGCAATGCATTTCCTTTGTGAGGAGTTCAGCCAAGTCGTCACCTCCGATGTCCTCTATGAGCTTAACAAAGAGCACCTACTAAACGCTATCCAGTCGGACTACCTTCAGGtaaaacaatacagtgtcatCTCTAAACACCCACTGTGCCCAAAAAACACTAGCCACCAGCACATCTGCCATCTGGAGGGCTGGcataacattttattttttaagtgCTCTAAGTTTCCTTTTCAgctcacggcaatcctcccacaAATCAGCAGGAGCCTGACCTGTTTGCTGTGATTTCTTGTTTGAAAATGCAgtgcacacattcatacacaaatGCATAAACACAATGAAACACATTCACATGACTACACACACACGGGGTCTCAACAGTTGCGTTGAACCTTGTGGGAATTGCTTTCAGACCCAGAAACTAATGTAAGCTGAACGCTCATCTGCTCTGCCAAGACTCTTGGCCATCAAACAGAATGGTTGATGTGAAGTGTTGTAATCAAACCGGACAAACAAACTCCCTGGGCCAGATTTGGGCTTCGCTGTGACAGTCTTGAGCATACTGTATTCTCACCCTCCCCATATTCAGGAGCTCCTCTTACCATGATTTCTAACCCAGTCTAAATAAATTTCATCCAATTtcccatttctttctctctctctctctctctctctctctctctctctctctctctctctctctctctctctctctctctctctctctctctctctctccccctccccccctctccctttcttaTGACGTCCCCAtttctctcactttgtctctgtctgtctgtctgtctgtctgtctgtctgtctgtctgtctgtctctttctctctcgctgcaCCTTGGTCTCATTCACAGGCGCGAGTGAACAGGACATTCTCAAGTACGTTGTTAAGTGGGGCGAGCAGCAGCTTATTAAGAGGATGGCAGACAGGGGTAAGATAATACAGTCTATAATTACCCTCTGAGCAGCCCCCCTAATGGCTCTGAGAAATTACCCAGTTACCAGAGCCTCTAAAATACACTTGAAAAACTCTATAAAAAAAGAGTCTAAATTTACCGGAAACAAAGGCTCCAAGGAGCGCTTTCATCATGTTTGTTCTTGTGTCATTGAGGGCTCCGGACTTATTGAAAATGCTGTGATCTTTGTTTATGATCAAGGTTGTTAGTCAAAGCATGGAGTGGAGTGTTTTAGAAAGCTAAACCAATCACCACAAAATGATGAAACCCAGGAAAACCTTCATGAAGTGTGGATAAGGACGAATTCAGTGTATTTTGTCTACACAGAGCCCAACCTGCTGAGCGGCACAGCCCACAGTGTCAACAAGAGGGGGGTGAAGAGGAGAGACTTGGATGTGGAGGAGCTGAAGGAGATCCTCTCTCCTCTAATGCCCTTCATCAGAACTGAGCATATCTTGCCTGCCAACAGTGACGTCCTGGCTGACACGGTTCGGACTTCCCCACTTGCCTTTTACTTAACTACTCCATGCATATTTTTAGGAGAGTGATAATGTCCTTTATAAACAGAGTATTGCTTAATCGCTTCTCTACCTCTTTACAGCTTAAAAGGGGTCTGATTAGCACTCCTCCATCAGACATGCTTCCTACAGCCGAGGGTGGGAAAGCAAATGCCTGGCTACGGCAGAAGAACGCTGGCATCTATGTGCGCCCTCGGTTGTTCTCTCCCTATGTGGAAGAGGCTAAGGTGCGACTCATTCTTATGTTTGATGGGAGGGGGATCCAGGCAAAGCCGGAAGCAGTGGAATTCCTTTAAACCATAGAGTTAACAGAAATTAAGAGTTTGAGGCTTTATAAAGACGGTAGTCCAGCCATTATGAACTTTGAGAACATTTGTGTAGTCAAACTCATCGTCCGGTAGTGTGAGTATTGCATGATGCATTCTTTGTGAAGACTTCGTTTTTGTATAACCTTTCCTCATCCTCTTTGATTGGAATTCCATTTTCTGCTCTGCTTGTTAGCTGGATAAAATGTAAGACCATCCACCGCTAAATATTTTTGAGCATATCAGTAAAACAAAATGACTCAATTATTTGATGAAGTGTTAGTAGGGTGGTGCTAGCCATTCATCGAGAATTCTTTTAGttttacctatagctgtgcttgTAAGCTGTCACCATGTAATGCTCTGTTTCTTGCCTAATTTTCCTCAGTCTGTGTTGGATGAGATGATGGTGGAGCAGACAGACCTGGTGCGTTTGCGTCTAGTACGTATGTCCAATGTCCCAGACACCCTCTACATGGTCAACAATGCAGTGCCTCAGTGCTGTCATATGATCAACCACCAACAAATGGCTGGCAACCAGTCCACTGCTCCTACTGTGGTGGCCAATGAAATTCCAGGTAAGATTGTTATTTAGGAAGATGCAGGGTGGGGGGCCGGATGGCCTATCAGTGAGGGAAACCTTCCTTCTACCAAGTTTAAAACCTTGCATCAGTGCCCTGCTCaactgtccttgagcaagacacaaaATCCCTACCAGCTCCAGGGACACTGTTTTAAAAGTTGTCTTTGCCCTTTGAGCATCATGGAGGGGGGCCAGCTAAAGGAAGACTTCCCTAAATGGAATCAGTATTGAAGCTTTGCATTATTACATTATAATTACTAAATTACAACACTGTCACTATTTCAAGTTTGACTTGTTCAATATTGTGCCATTATGCTAAGCTTCCGGGAGCCACTTGATCTGTTAATATCAAGTATGTTTGTGTTTCAGTGCCCCGGCTGGCAGTTGTGAAAGAGATGATCCGGAGGCTGCAGGAACTGAGACACACAGAGCAAGTCCAGCGAGCCTACGCCCTCAACTGTGGTGAGGGAGCCACCGTCAGCTATGAGTTACAGCTGCGTGTGCTGCGAGAGTTTGGTCTGGCAGATGGAGCCACAGAGCTGCTGCAGGTGGGCAGAGAGCATAGATATTGTCCTTGGGGGCAAGAGGGTACAGGGAGGGCCAGGGCTTGGAAAATAACAGGGCTTGAAATGTAGCACACAACACACTGCTAACATTCTCTGGGAGAGAGACCTTACTgaatggattgattgattgattgattgattgattgattgattgattgattgattgattgattgattgattggttggttggttggttggttggttggttggttgctaTGGTCCCAAAAAGTCTCTGTGTTGGGGAAATTTGAAAGGGATATCCCACGTGAGTTCAATTAAACTTTTctatttctcctcagaacccttaCAAGTTCTTCCCAGATGAACGGTTTGGTGATGAGAGTCCGATTCTGGCTCTGCGCCAGGTGGGTCGTTGTCGAGTAAACAGCAGCCCAGCCATGGACAGCATGTTCACTGATCTGGATGGGCTAGCGGGCTTCCACCCTCCTTtaccccctccacctcctccatacCACCCCCCTGCCACACCCGGTCACGCACAGCTGAAGGGAGCATGGCGGCCCCGTGTGCCCATGCCAACCCCCACTCGTTCCTTCTCTTACCCCTGTAACCGCACCCTGCTCCAGCGCCATGCAGCCGTCAAGCATGGCAGCTCAGACTACTCCTCTGTGCACAGGCCCCAGCCCCCAGACTGCACCAACCCACAAGCTATGGGTCGAGCATTGCTCTCAGACCAGCAGGCGGTGAGTTTGTACATACAGTGACAGTGTCCTTTTCTGGCTGCCTTATGTGTGAGTACAGATGTGGGGATATTGGGCTGGGATCATGTGCAGCTGTAACATCCAGTTAAAtcatgagtgtgtttgtgtctcctgATCCAGATGAGCATGGAGCCTGTGATGAGGGAGTTCATGCCTGACATTGCACTGGGCGTGTCTGTTATGTCCCTGAGAGAGCAGCACATGGTGGAGATGGAAAGGGATGGTCCTCACAGTCCCATGGGTCCCCCCAGTCACCACCTGTCCCATGGGCCCTGCACTTCGACTCGTCTCAGCCACAACCTTGGTCCTGGGCACGGCCACTCCTGTAAGAGGCACGCCCCTGAACCCAAGCTGGAGGCCCAAGCAGAGTTCCCCGACTTGTATGACTTTTCCTGCCGACCTGCCACTCCAACCTCCACTCACCCCCTGCCCTCCTTTGCAGGGCCGGACCTCTACAGCCACAGCTGTAACCCCTCCAGCTCCTTCCCAGCCTCCTATCATTCTGACTCTCAGCCCCAAGGCCACCCTCAGGGGCGGACTGCCCCAGACCCCCTGCGGCTGGATGTCCTTGGTATGAACTCTCAGAGGCAGGACGGAGCTCTTGCCAGCCCATCTGGGGCCCAGCCAAGGATGGGACATATCCCAAGGGGGCGATCAAACGAGACAGACCTAACTCATGGCTTGGGCCATTTGCGCTCCCCCAGTGGAAACATAGATGGATATGAAGAGAGGCACTTGGGCCCAAGGGAAGCCCCAGAAGAGATGGTTACAGCTGGAGAGTCATCAGGCTCAGGGTCCCTCCAGCAGCCTCACAGAAACAGTATTAGTGAGGAGGCTGCAAGAGACCGCAGGTCCCCCAGCAAGCCAGACTATCCTTACAAGAAATCTGCACTTTAACCCC
The DNA window shown above is from Lampris incognitus isolate fLamInc1 chromosome 16, fLamInc1.hap2, whole genome shotgun sequence and carries:
- the btbd7 gene encoding BTB/POZ domain-containing protein 7, which translates into the protein MGANGSSYPHSCSPRLGGNAQTQQTFIGTSSYSQQGYGLEAKLYSLEHGHERPADRKKKSLGLATLKRRFIKRRKSSRSADHARQMRELLSGWDVRDVNALVEEYEGTAALKELSFQASLARAEAPSLHRDLAALYQHKYCTDVDLIFQDTCFPAHRAILAARCPFFKTLLSSSPGYGAEVLMDIETAGIDVPMFSALLHYLYTGEFGVGGAEDARLQNVDVLVQLSEEFGTPNSLEADMRGLFDYMCYYDALLSFSSDSEMVESCNERGPGAGALAGGSGGSVGPGTPDEDLRAHKAVLSARSPFFRNLLQRRIRTGEEMTERTLQTPTRIVLDESIIPRKYVRVILHCMYTDVVELGLVLRGSPSAGSLGEVQALVTGGRGASTRTEEAMELYHIALFLEFNMLAQGCEDIVVESLSLDSLVPILKWSSQPYGSKWVHRQAMHFLCEEFSQVVTSDVLYELNKEHLLNAIQSDYLQASEQDILKYVVKWGEQQLIKRMADREPNLLSGTAHSVNKRGVKRRDLDVEELKEILSPLMPFIRTEHILPANSDVLADTLKRGLISTPPSDMLPTAEGGKANAWLRQKNAGIYVRPRLFSPYVEEAKSVLDEMMVEQTDLVRLRLVRMSNVPDTLYMVNNAVPQCCHMINHQQMAGNQSTAPTVVANEIPVPRLAVVKEMIRRLQELRHTEQVQRAYALNCGEGATVSYELQLRVLREFGLADGATELLQNPYKFFPDERFGDESPILALRQVGRCRVNSSPAMDSMFTDLDGLAGFHPPLPPPPPPYHPPATPGHAQLKGAWRPRVPMPTPTRSFSYPCNRTLLQRHAAVKHGSSDYSSVHRPQPPDCTNPQAMGRALLSDQQAMSMEPVMREFMPDIALGVSVMSLREQHMVEMERDGPHSPMGPPSHHLSHGPCTSTRLSHNLGPGHGHSCKRHAPEPKLEAQAEFPDLYDFSCRPATPTSTHPLPSFAGPDLYSHSCNPSSSFPASYHSDSQPQGHPQGRTAPDPLRLDVLGMNSQRQDGALASPSGAQPRMGHIPRGRSNETDLTHGLGHLRSPSGNIDGYEERHLGPREAPEEMVTAGESSGSGSLQQPHRNSISEEAARDRRSPSKPDYPYKKSAL